TACATTAACTTTGCTTTCGATAGAAGGAGTCGCAGAAGATAATATAACTGAAAAAGAACCCTTACTAGCTAAAGCTACGGCCATATCCCTAGCATTATAAATTATATTTTCTTCTTGCTTATAACTAGCATCATGCTCCTCATCTACTACTATTAAGTTTAAATTTTTAAAAGGTAAAAATAAAGCAGATCTAGCACCAACTATAACCCTTAGTTCACCCCTGCTTAAGGATTGCCAAATATGCTCCTTTTGGCTTTTACTTATGTTAGAATGCCATTGTGCTGGATAAAAACCAAATCTGCTAGCAAAACGATCTAAAAATTGTTGAGTTAACATAATTTCTGGAACTAAAATTAAACTCTGCATTCCTAACTCTAGAACGGTAGCTACCGCCTCAAAATATACTTCTGTTTTACCTGAACCTGTAACCCCTTCCAATAAAAATACATTATGCAACCCTTCAGGAAGTTGAGCATTAATTTTATCCGCCACCAACTTCTGCTCTTCATTTAATGCTGTAAGAGCCTTCTCACCATAATTTAAGCATTTTTTTTCTGTAAAAGGGAATTTTGCTTTTTGTAAAATTTCTAATTTTAACAAAGATCTAATTACGTTATTGTTAACTTGAGCAACATCCTGCAACTGTGACGCAGTCCATATCTCATCTTCGTCTAACAAACGATCTATGACTCTCTGCCTTTGCGAGGTAATTTTAATTTTTTTGTCAGATAATATTTTCTGATAATTTTCATAATTTAAACGATAACCCCAATTTTTGTTACTTGTAGAGATAGAATCTGGAGCAAATCCGCGTAACAACATCTTTAAAATCAAACCTAAGGGAATCAAATTATAATTAGCCATAAAATTCATAAAATTAATAAATTCTAACGGCACAATATAATCATTATAAACTTTAGTAATAGGCTTTATTTTATTTAAATCCAAAGTTATATCAGAAACTAAAACAAACGCATTCACCATCCCCCATAAATTTCTACCAGCAAAAGAGACTTTAACCAAGGATCCTATGTGTACTGTTACCCCTTCCGGCACAACATATGTATAATTATGTGTGAATGGAAGAGGCAATAAAACAGAAACATAAATAGATGACGATAAAGATATTTGCGCGCGACCTAGCATAAGTTAATCTTAGCTCATGTAACCACTATATTAACAATACGATTAGGAACTATAACAATCTTTTTAATATTCTTATCTTTAATATAATTAACTACAAAATCTAAGGCTAATATTTGTTGTTCTAATAATTTAGCGTCCATGTCAATTTTAACAGAAATTTCACCTCTTTTTTTACCATTAATTTGGATAGGTAAAATCACATTATTATCTACAACTAATTGCTCATCATAATTAGGCCATTCTTGCTGCACAACTGTCTTACCATTATCTAACAGTGAGAAAGCTTCCTCAGCTAGATGTGGCATAAATGGTGAAATCATCATCACAAAAAACTCATAAGCCTGGCGAACAGACTGTAATTGCTCTATGTTAAAATCTTTAATATTTTTGGAAAAGCTAGAAAATTGGTTCAAATAATCATATAATTGAGCAATAGCACAATTAAAAGCTAATTTTTCTATTTCTTCCGTTACTTGTTTTAATTTTTTATGAGCTAATTGTGATATTTTTCCCGCCTCACCATTTTTATGAGATTTAGGCTCTACACCTTTTAAATATGGTGCAACTTCACTAAGAACACGCCATAAACGTTGCACATACCTAAAGGCTCCTTCTATTCCCTTTTCACTCCAGACTATATCTCTTTCCGGCGGTGAATCAGATAAAACAAACCATCGCATAGTATCTGCTCCGTAAGCCGCAATTATATCATCAGGATTTATGACATTTTTTTTAGACTTGGACATTTTTTCAACTGAACCAATATCGACCTTAGAATTATCACTCAATAACGTAGCGGTTCTAACACCATTTTCTTCAATAATTTTTATCTCATCTGGTGATATCCAACCATCAGCATTTCGATAAGTTTCATGTACTACCATCCCTTGAGTGAATAAATTTTCAAAAGGTTCATTGTGG
The Bartonella sp. DGB1 genome window above contains:
- the priA gene encoding primosomal protein N', encoding MLGRAQISLSSSIYVSVLLPLPFTHNYTYVVPEGVTVHIGSLVKVSFAGRNLWGMVNAFVLVSDITLDLNKIKPITKVYNDYIVPLEFINFMNFMANYNLIPLGLILKMLLRGFAPDSISTSNKNWGYRLNYENYQKILSDKKIKITSQRQRVIDRLLDEDEIWTASQLQDVAQVNNNVIRSLLKLEILQKAKFPFTEKKCLNYGEKALTALNEEQKLVADKINAQLPEGLHNVFLLEGVTGSGKTEVYFEAVATVLELGMQSLILVPEIMLTQQFLDRFASRFGFYPAQWHSNISKSQKEHIWQSLSRGELRVIVGARSALFLPFKNLNLIVVDEEHDASYKQEENIIYNARDMAVALASKGSFSVILSSATPSIESKVNVSRNKYQHLLLKKRFSGYNLPQINIIDLKQEKILKNSFLSAPLVSAMQETYAKGEQIMLFLNRRGYAPLTLCRNCGYRYECPNCSAWLVEHKSKNNFECHHCNYSLSYSTICPSCLEKDSLLSCGYGVEKIAEEVVKLFPSARIMILSTDFQGSIAQIRKELDLITKGEVDIVIGTQMISKGHNFPLMSLVGVIDVDMGLNISDFRSSERTIQLLMQVTGRAGRGGLASKGFLQTSNKDHEVVKALSSGNLAEFYRQEIMIRQRDELPPFGRLAAIIVSSEDKNLAYDLAKNIKRCHEPQENINLFGPAEAPIFCIRNKYRYRLLLHSKLSVSIQNYINKLLSKVNRRIKGVELQVDIDPYNFL